In one Motacilla alba alba isolate MOTALB_02 chromosome 7, Motacilla_alba_V1.0_pri, whole genome shotgun sequence genomic region, the following are encoded:
- the INHBB gene encoding inhibin beta B chain, with the protein MDGAARRGVLAALLACGLLLLGAAATPTPPAPAGGSPQDTCTSCGFRRPEEPGKVDGDFLEAVKRHILSRLQMRDRPNITHAVPKAAMVTALRKLHAGKVREDGRVEIPSLDGQASAGPPAHDPVSEIISFAETDDLASSRVRLYFFISNEGNQNLFVVQASLWLYLKLLPYVLEKGSRRKVRVKVYFQDPDTSNKWNVVEKKVDLKRSGWHTFPMTEAIQALFERGERRLNLDVQCEGCEEYSVLPIYVDPGEESHRPFLVVQARLADNKHRIRKRGLECDGRTNLCCRQQFYIDFRLIGWNDWIIAPSGYYGNYCEGSCPAYLAGVPGSASSFHTAVVNQYRMRGLNPGTVNSCCIPTKLSTMSMLYFDDEYNIVKRDVPNMIVEECGCA; encoded by the exons ATGGACGGGGCGGCTCGCCGGGGGGTGCTGGCCGCGCTGCTGGCCTgcgggctgctcctgctgggcgCCGCGGCCACCCCGACCCCGCCGGCCCCCGCCGGCGGCTCCCCGCAGGACACATGCACCTCCTGCGGCTTCCGGCGGCCCGAGGAGCCGGGCAAGGTGGACGGGGATTTCCTGGAGGCGGTGAAGAGGCACATCCTGAGCCGGCTGCAGATGCGGGACCGGCCCAACATCACGCACGCCGTGCCCAAGGCGGCCATGGTCACGGCGCTGCGCAAGCTGCACGCCGGCAAGGTGCGGGAGGACGGCCGCGTGGAGATCCCCAGCCTGGACGGGCAGGCGAGCGCCGGGCCCCCGGCCCACGACCCGGTCTCCGAGATCATCAGCTTCGCCGAGACAG ACGATCTGGCCTCATCTAGAGTCCGCCTCTATTTCTTCATCTCAAATGAAGGGAACCAGAACTTGTTTGTCGTTCAAGCCAGCCTGTGGCTTTACTTGAAGCTGCTTCCATATGTCTTAGAGAAAGGCAGCAGGCGAAAAGTAAGAGTCAAAGTCTATTTCCAAGACCCGGACACTAGCAACAAGTGGAATGTGGTTGAAAAGAAAGTTGATCTCAAAAGAAGTGGTTGGCACACTTTTCCCATGACAGAGGCGATCCAGGCTCTGtttgagagaggagaaaggagactGAACTTGGATGTTCAATGTGAGGGCTGTGAAGAGTATTCAGTGCTGCCAATTTATGTGGACCCCGGGGAGGAATCCCACCGGCCTTTTTTAGTGGTGCAAGCCCGCCTCGCTGATAACAAACACAGGATCCGGAAAAGAGGCCTGGAGTGCGATGGCAGGACCAATCTATGTTGCAGGCAACAGTTTTACATTGACTTTAGACTCATTGGGTGGAATGACTGGATCATAGCACCATCAGGTTACTATGGGAATTACTGTGAAGGGAGCTGCCCGGCCTACTTGGCCGGTGTCCCGGGGTCGGCTTCCTCCTTTCACACCGCTGTCGTGAATCAGTACCGAATGCGGGGGCTGAACCCGGGCACCGTGAACTCCTGTTGCATTCCAACCAAACTTAGCACAATGTCAATGCTGTACTTTGATGATGAATACAACATTGTGAAAAGGGACGTTCCCAATATGATTGTGGAAGAATGTGGTTGTGCTTGA
- the LOC119703486 gene encoding uncharacterized protein LOC119703486 isoform X2, with protein MQAVNQMNVQGRQTRQGMQEMEQDRQRRDGGTRRDRDKPRCNWKDSRRRAGGTEAAEGWRDKRGELQGTTRGESRAQGHKQGGRESAGRARARRCGAEGRANEAEDKRRGGSGVRRGCGGGARGPPPRAGHRTLRDAERRSGAIPAIPGEAARIHSENLPSGMKTTLKTFIFFTEPDGAFQGQMQDTQISSMTAKKSLLLVSFCRRRK; from the exons atgcaggcagtgaaccagATGAATGTGCAGGGCAGACAGACAAGGCAAGGGATGCAagagatggagcaggacaggcagaggaGGGACGGTGGGACacgcagggacagggacaagccCCGGTGCAACTGGAAGGACAGCCGGAGGAGAGCCGGGGGCACAGAGGCTGcggagggatggagggacaagAGAGGGGAGTTGCAAGGCACAACCCGGGGAGAATCTCGGGCACAGGGGCACAAGCAGGGAGGACGGGAAAGCGCCGGCAGGGCCAGAGCGAGACGATGCGGGGCAGAGGGAAGAGCGAATGAGGCGGAAGACAAGCGG cGCGGAGGGTCCGGAGTCCGGCGCGGATGCGGTGGCGGCGCCCGGGGACCCCCACCGCGGGCAGGGCACCGCACGCTGCGCGACGCGGAGCGGAGAAGCGGCGCGATCCCGGCGATCCCAGGAGAAGCTGCACGGATCCACTCG GAAAATCTACCTTCAGGAATGAAGACAACTCTCAAGACCTTCATCTTTTTCACGGAGCCAGATGGTGCTTTTCAAGGGCAGATGCAGGACACACAAATTTCAAGCATGACAGCAAAGAAGTCCCTTCTGCTCGTTTCATTTtgtagaagaagaaaataa
- the LOC119703486 gene encoding uncharacterized protein LOC119703486 isoform X3, protein MQAVNQMNVQGRQTRQGMQEMEQDRQRRDGGTRRDRDKPRCNWKDSRRRAGGTEAAEGWRDKRGELQGTTRGESRAQGHKQGGRESAGRARARRCGAEGRANEAEDKRRGGSGVRRGCGGGARGPPPRAGHRTLRDAERRSGAIPAIPGEAARIHSELKPRGNSNL, encoded by the exons atgcaggcagtgaaccagATGAATGTGCAGGGCAGACAGACAAGGCAAGGGATGCAagagatggagcaggacaggcagaggaGGGACGGTGGGACacgcagggacagggacaagccCCGGTGCAACTGGAAGGACAGCCGGAGGAGAGCCGGGGGCACAGAGGCTGcggagggatggagggacaagAGAGGGGAGTTGCAAGGCACAACCCGGGGAGAATCTCGGGCACAGGGGCACAAGCAGGGAGGACGGGAAAGCGCCGGCAGGGCCAGAGCGAGACGATGCGGGGCAGAGGGAAGAGCGAATGAGGCGGAAGACAAGCGG cGCGGAGGGTCCGGAGTCCGGCGCGGATGCGGTGGCGGCGCCCGGGGACCCCCACCGCGGGCAGGGCACCGCACGCTGCGCGACGCGGAGCGGAGAAGCGGCGCGATCCCGGCGATCCCAGGAGAAGCTGCACGGATCCACTCG GAGTTAAAACCACGTGGGAACTCCAACCTATAA
- the LOC119703486 gene encoding uncharacterized protein LOC119703486 isoform X1: MQAVNQMNVQGRQTRQGMQEMEQDRQRRDGGTRRDRDKPRCNWKDSRRRAGGTEAAEGWRDKRGELQGTTRGESRAQGHKQGGRESAGRARARRCGAEGRANEAEDKRRGGSGVRRGCGGGARGPPPRAGHRTLRDAERRSGAIPAIPGEAARIHSVRPALRLAPSLALLNNISLVGGLGFIIIIVIIILSVIFVVVAAAAAPVNLSPSASF; the protein is encoded by the exons atgcaggcagtgaaccagATGAATGTGCAGGGCAGACAGACAAGGCAAGGGATGCAagagatggagcaggacaggcagaggaGGGACGGTGGGACacgcagggacagggacaagccCCGGTGCAACTGGAAGGACAGCCGGAGGAGAGCCGGGGGCACAGAGGCTGcggagggatggagggacaagAGAGGGGAGTTGCAAGGCACAACCCGGGGAGAATCTCGGGCACAGGGGCACAAGCAGGGAGGACGGGAAAGCGCCGGCAGGGCCAGAGCGAGACGATGCGGGGCAGAGGGAAGAGCGAATGAGGCGGAAGACAAGCGG cGCGGAGGGTCCGGAGTCCGGCGCGGATGCGGTGGCGGCGCCCGGGGACCCCCACCGCGGGCAGGGCACCGCACGCTGCGCGACGCGGAGCGGAGAAGCGGCGCGATCCCGGCGATCCCAGGAGAAGCTGCACGGATCCACTCGGTCAGACCAGCTCTTCGGCTCGCTCCCTCGCTTGCTCTTTTAAACAATATCTCCCTTGttggtggtttgggttttattattattattgttattattattttaagtgtgatttttgttgttgttgctgctgctgccgctccAGTTAATCTGTCTCCCTCTGCGTCTTTTTGA
- the LOC119703486 gene encoding uncharacterized protein LOC119703486 isoform X4 → MQAVNQMNVQGRQTRQGMQEMEQDRQRRDGGTRRDRDKPRCNWKDSRRRAGGTEAAEGWRDKRGELQGTTRGESRAQGHKQGGRESAGRARARRCGAEGRANEAEDKRRGGSGVRRGCGGGARGPPPRAGHRTLRDAERRSGAIPAIPGEAARIHSE, encoded by the exons atgcaggcagtgaaccagATGAATGTGCAGGGCAGACAGACAAGGCAAGGGATGCAagagatggagcaggacaggcagaggaGGGACGGTGGGACacgcagggacagggacaagccCCGGTGCAACTGGAAGGACAGCCGGAGGAGAGCCGGGGGCACAGAGGCTGcggagggatggagggacaagAGAGGGGAGTTGCAAGGCACAACCCGGGGAGAATCTCGGGCACAGGGGCACAAGCAGGGAGGACGGGAAAGCGCCGGCAGGGCCAGAGCGAGACGATGCGGGGCAGAGGGAAGAGCGAATGAGGCGGAAGACAAGCGG cGCGGAGGGTCCGGAGTCCGGCGCGGATGCGGTGGCGGCGCCCGGGGACCCCCACCGCGGGCAGGGCACCGCACGCTGCGCGACGCGGAGCGGAGAAGCGGCGCGATCCCGGCGATCCCAGGAGAAGCTGCACGGATCCACTCG GAATGA